In Pseudomonas oryzicola, one DNA window encodes the following:
- a CDS encoding PepSY-associated TM helix domain-containing protein produces the protein MRGTRINFYNLAWRWHFYAGLFVAPFMILLAVTGIIYLFKPQLDPLLYRDLMVVEAGHHRQGADTMLAEVRQAYPEGHVGQYLPPLNAERSAQFVVHDGGRELNVFIDPYSGKILGEQDGKQNLQAIARALHGELMVGTIGDRLVELAAGWGIVLVVSGLYLWWPRGRNGAGVLWPRLSARGRLFWRDLHAVTGFWGSALLLLMLLSGMTWTGLWGKQYADLWNRFPAAMWNDVPRSDQQAGELNNAHRQTVPWAVESTPMPQSGAHAEHAGHHMMSALPSAPQVSVQHVEDIASARQVEPGYSITLPTTADGVFTIAVFADDPRNDATLHVDQYTGKVLADVRWQDYNPVARATELGVMLHEGKMFGALNQIIILLVCLMILLGSVSGLLMWWQRRPAGGLGVPPLRHDLPRWKTAVAVMLVLGVVFPLVGVSMVVMWLVDSLVVRRGRVLASA, from the coding sequence ATGAGAGGAACACGCATCAATTTCTACAACCTGGCCTGGCGTTGGCACTTCTATGCCGGGCTGTTCGTGGCCCCGTTCATGATCCTGCTGGCGGTTACCGGGATCATCTACCTGTTCAAGCCGCAACTCGACCCGCTGCTGTACCGCGACCTGATGGTGGTCGAAGCCGGCCACCACCGGCAGGGCGCGGACACGATGCTGGCCGAAGTACGCCAGGCCTATCCCGAGGGCCATGTCGGCCAGTACCTGCCGCCGCTGAACGCCGAGCGCAGCGCGCAGTTCGTGGTGCATGACGGCGGGCGCGAACTGAACGTGTTCATCGACCCTTACAGCGGCAAGATCCTTGGCGAGCAGGACGGCAAGCAGAACCTGCAGGCCATTGCCCGGGCCCTGCACGGTGAACTGATGGTCGGCACGATCGGCGACCGCCTGGTGGAGCTGGCTGCAGGCTGGGGCATCGTACTGGTAGTGTCCGGCCTGTATTTGTGGTGGCCACGCGGGCGCAACGGCGCCGGCGTACTGTGGCCACGGCTGTCGGCACGCGGCCGCCTGTTCTGGCGCGACCTGCATGCAGTGACGGGCTTCTGGGGCTCGGCCTTGCTGTTGCTGATGCTGCTCAGCGGCATGACCTGGACCGGCCTGTGGGGCAAGCAATACGCCGATCTGTGGAACCGTTTTCCGGCAGCCATGTGGAACGACGTGCCCAGATCGGACCAGCAGGCGGGTGAACTGAACAATGCACACCGCCAGACAGTGCCCTGGGCAGTGGAGAGCACGCCAATGCCGCAGTCCGGTGCGCACGCCGAACACGCCGGGCATCACATGATGTCGGCCCTGCCCTCCGCACCGCAGGTGAGCGTGCAACATGTCGAGGACATCGCCAGCGCACGCCAGGTCGAACCGGGCTACAGCATCACCCTGCCGACCACGGCTGACGGTGTATTCACCATCGCGGTGTTCGCCGACGACCCACGCAACGACGCCACCCTGCATGTCGACCAGTACACCGGCAAGGTCCTGGCCGACGTGCGCTGGCAGGACTACAACCCGGTGGCGCGGGCCACGGAGCTTGGGGTGATGCTGCATGAAGGCAAGATGTTCGGGGCGCTGAACCAGATCATCATCCTGCTGGTGTGCCTGATGATCCTGCTGGGCTCGGTGAGCGGGCTGCTGATGTGGTGGCAGCGCCGGCCGGCCGGCGGGCTGGGTGTGCCGCCGCTGCGCCATGACCTGCCGCGCTGGAAGACGGCAGTGGCGGTGATGCTGGTGCTGGGGGTGGTGTTTCCGCTGGTGGGGGTGTCGATGGTGGTGATGTGGCTGGTAGATAGCCTGGTGGTCAGGCGCGGCCGGGTGCTGGCCAGCGCTTGA
- a CDS encoding TonB-dependent copper receptor, producing the protein MSGCTPVFALSLRGTIAAVCGSLLAPVALAADPGHKGHVHDAPELSPTVITAVAPSSPLTVVTNPKDPRQPVPASDGADYLKTIPGFSAIRAGGTNGDPVLRGMFGSRLNILTNGGLMLGACPNRMDAPTSYISPETYDRLTVIKGPQSVIWGPGGSAGTILFEREPENFGTLGSRVNASLLAGSNGRFDKVLDTAAGNDQAYARFVGNQSRSDDYHDGSDNTVPSRWDKWNGDVALGWTPDQDTLLELTAGKGDGEARYAGRGMDGSQFKRESLGLRFEKSNLGEVLDKVEAQVYYNYADHVMDNYSLRTPSGSGMMGMPMVSNVDRRTLGARIKATWRWADVQLIGGIDAQTNEHRKRGGMGVNAHKGQAWTKDADFHNYGAFGELTWYVSGEDRMITGARLDRATARDFRAASATNGNTRADTLPSGFVRYEHDLAAIPATTYIGLGHAQRFPDYWELFSPKLAPPGAANAFDGIKPEKTTQLDFGIQYRDERMEAWASGYIGQIRDYILFDYQGMSSQARNIDARIMGGELGAAYQLTENWKADATLAYAWGKNSSDGTALPQMPPLESRLGLTYSRDAWSVGALWRLVTAQNRIAENQGNVVGKDYDNSAGFGVFSLNGAYQVSNHLKLSAGVDNLFDKTYAEHLNLAGNAGFGYPATDPQPVNEPGRTFWTKVDFSF; encoded by the coding sequence ATGTCCGGCTGCACCCCTGTTTTTGCCTTGTCCCTGCGTGGGACCATCGCCGCCGTGTGCGGCTCGCTGCTCGCGCCCGTGGCCCTGGCCGCCGACCCAGGCCATAAAGGCCATGTACATGACGCTCCCGAGCTGAGCCCGACGGTGATCACCGCCGTGGCCCCGAGTTCACCGCTGACCGTGGTTACCAACCCGAAAGACCCGCGCCAGCCGGTGCCGGCCAGCGACGGCGCCGACTACCTGAAGACCATCCCCGGCTTCTCGGCCATCCGCGCCGGCGGCACCAACGGCGACCCGGTACTGCGCGGCATGTTCGGCTCGCGCCTGAACATCCTCACCAATGGCGGCCTGATGCTGGGCGCCTGCCCCAACCGCATGGATGCCCCCACCTCGTACATTTCGCCGGAAACCTACGACCGCCTGACCGTAATCAAAGGCCCGCAAAGCGTGATCTGGGGCCCAGGCGGCTCGGCAGGCACCATCCTCTTCGAGCGCGAGCCGGAGAACTTCGGCACCCTCGGCAGCCGAGTCAATGCGAGCCTGCTGGCCGGCTCCAACGGCCGCTTCGACAAGGTGCTGGACACCGCCGCCGGCAACGACCAGGCCTACGCCCGCTTCGTCGGCAACCAGTCGCGCTCGGACGACTACCACGACGGCAGCGACAACACCGTGCCGTCACGCTGGGACAAGTGGAACGGCGATGTCGCCCTCGGCTGGACGCCGGACCAGGACACCCTGCTGGAGCTCACCGCCGGCAAGGGCGATGGCGAAGCCCGCTATGCCGGGCGCGGCATGGACGGCTCGCAGTTCAAGCGCGAAAGCCTGGGCCTGCGTTTCGAAAAGTCCAACCTCGGCGAAGTGCTCGACAAGGTCGAGGCGCAGGTCTATTACAACTACGCCGACCACGTGATGGACAACTACAGCCTGCGTACGCCTTCGGGCAGCGGCATGATGGGCATGCCGATGGTCAGCAACGTCGACCGCCGCACCCTGGGCGCACGCATCAAGGCCACCTGGCGCTGGGCCGATGTGCAACTGATCGGTGGCATCGACGCGCAGACCAACGAACATCGCAAACGCGGCGGCATGGGCGTGAACGCGCACAAGGGCCAGGCCTGGACCAAGGACGCCGACTTCCACAACTACGGTGCCTTCGGCGAGCTGACCTGGTACGTCAGCGGTGAGGACCGCATGATTACCGGTGCCCGCCTGGACCGCGCCACGGCCCGCGACTTCCGCGCGGCCAGCGCCACCAACGGCAACACCCGCGCCGACACCCTGCCCAGCGGTTTTGTTCGCTACGAGCACGACCTGGCAGCCATCCCGGCCACCACGTACATCGGCCTTGGTCATGCCCAGCGTTTCCCTGACTACTGGGAGCTGTTCTCGCCCAAGCTGGCACCACCCGGTGCGGCCAATGCCTTCGACGGTATCAAGCCAGAGAAGACCACCCAGCTCGACTTCGGTATCCAGTACCGCGACGAGCGAATGGAAGCCTGGGCGTCTGGCTACATCGGGCAGATCCGCGACTACATCCTGTTCGACTACCAGGGAATGAGCTCCCAGGCTCGCAACATCGACGCCCGCATCATGGGCGGCGAACTGGGCGCGGCCTACCAGCTGACGGAAAACTGGAAGGCCGACGCCACGCTGGCCTACGCCTGGGGCAAGAACAGCAGTGACGGTACAGCACTACCGCAAATGCCGCCCCTGGAAAGCCGCCTGGGCCTGACCTACAGCCGCGATGCATGGAGTGTCGGCGCGCTGTGGCGGCTGGTGACGGCACAGAACCGCATCGCCGAGAACCAGGGCAACGTGGTCGGCAAGGACTACGACAACAGCGCCGGTTTCGGCGTGTTCTCGCTCAATGGCGCCTACCAGGTCAGCAACCACCTCAAGCTCAGCGCGGGGGTCGACAACCTGTTCGACAAGACCTATGCCGAGCACCTGAACCTGGCCGGGAACGCCGGGTTCGGCTACCCGGCCACAGACCCACAACCGGTGAACGAGCCAGGCCGGACCTTCTGGACCAAGGTCGATTTCAGCTTCTGA
- a CDS encoding DUF2946 domain-containing protein, producing the protein MSLPRNSISRTTRPDRRRAGGGWLSLFAMWMIFIGPLISQSMPMDHHAGMSMPMDMPMATAHQHGGDTHHGQAGDGQLHVMWEKCGYCSLLFNCPALPQTLSPLSAGSVVPTTHLFAPTRQGHARQAVFPGARSRAPPSSINV; encoded by the coding sequence ATGAGCCTGCCACGCAACAGCATCAGCCGTACCACACGCCCTGACCGCAGGCGCGCCGGTGGCGGATGGCTGAGCCTGTTTGCCATGTGGATGATCTTCATCGGCCCGCTGATTTCCCAGTCGATGCCGATGGACCACCACGCCGGCATGAGCATGCCGATGGACATGCCGATGGCCACTGCCCATCAGCATGGCGGCGACACCCATCACGGCCAGGCCGGCGATGGCCAGCTGCACGTGATGTGGGAAAAGTGCGGCTACTGCAGCCTGTTGTTCAACTGCCCGGCCCTGCCCCAGACCCTCAGCCCGCTCAGCGCCGGCAGCGTCGTCCCCACCACCCACCTGTTCGCACCAACGCGCCAGGGCCATGCCCGGCAGGCTGTATTCCCCGGCGCGCGCAGCCGCGCGCCACCTTCCTCGATCAACGTCTGA
- a CDS encoding copper chaperone PCu(A)C, with protein MLKHALVVAALLLPGAFANAHEYSVGDLHIAHPWSLQLPPNAPNVAAYFVVHNNGQADDRLLGVDSPISDDAQLHEHVMSASGAMKMQQVPSVVVPAGKDLTFAPSAYHVMLMQPKDRSLLSDGKRFPLTLHFEKAGDITVDVAVQKQAPTDQPQAHEHTH; from the coding sequence ATGCTCAAGCACGCCCTCGTCGTGGCCGCCCTGCTGCTGCCCGGCGCCTTTGCCAATGCCCACGAATACAGCGTGGGTGACCTGCACATTGCCCACCCCTGGTCACTGCAGCTGCCCCCCAACGCCCCCAACGTCGCGGCGTACTTCGTGGTGCACAACAATGGCCAGGCCGACGACCGCCTGCTCGGTGTCGACAGCCCCATCAGCGATGACGCACAACTGCACGAGCATGTCATGAGCGCCAGCGGCGCCATGAAGATGCAGCAGGTGCCCAGCGTGGTGGTGCCCGCCGGCAAGGACCTGACCTTCGCCCCCAGCGCCTACCATGTGATGCTGATGCAGCCCAAGGACCGCAGCCTGCTCAGCGACGGCAAGCGCTTCCCGTTGACCCTGCACTTCGAAAAGGCCGGCGATATCACCGTCGATGTGGCCGTGCAGAAGCAGGCGCCGACGGACCAGCCGCAAGCCCACGAACACACGCACTGA
- a CDS encoding DUF2946 domain-containing protein encodes MPPRRPIAWIACLAVLFNLLAMPLSSAAPKGPAEQLLWGAFCSSMASKAKVDVQALAKIDLGPQSDDSASMMNCWCCSGAAPLLALPGYPPQLHNPPILLAGLLPPPADYHATPRQLWPALNPRASPLA; translated from the coding sequence ATGCCCCCACGTCGGCCCATCGCCTGGATAGCCTGCCTCGCAGTGCTGTTCAACCTGCTGGCCATGCCGCTGTCCTCTGCTGCCCCCAAGGGCCCGGCCGAGCAGCTGCTGTGGGGGGCCTTCTGTTCCAGCATGGCCAGCAAGGCCAAGGTCGACGTGCAGGCCCTGGCCAAGATCGACCTTGGCCCGCAAAGCGACGACAGCGCCAGCATGATGAATTGCTGGTGCTGCTCCGGTGCCGCGCCACTGCTGGCCTTGCCCGGCTACCCGCCGCAGCTGCACAACCCGCCGATACTGCTGGCCGGGCTGCTGCCGCCACCCGCCGACTACCACGCCACGCCGCGCCAGCTCTGGCCGGCGCTCAATCCCCGTGCCTCTCCGCTGGCCTGA
- a CDS encoding SPFH domain-containing protein, with protein MTSLIVVAAIALFVLITVFKGVRIVPQGEEWIVERLGRYHNTLKPGLNIVIPYMDVVAYRLPTKDIILDVQEQEIITRDNAVIVANALCFAKVVDPQKASYGVQDFSFAVTSLTMTSLRAIVGAMDLDEALSSREQIKARLREAMSEQTEDWGVTVRSVEIQDIKPSENMQLAMERQAAAERERKADVTRAEGAKQAAILEAEARLQAARLDAEAQVSLAEASARAITLVKDAVGNETVPAMYLLGERYVGAMENLAGSSNAKVVVLPADLQETVRGLMGRNKA; from the coding sequence ATGACCAGCCTCATCGTCGTCGCCGCCATCGCCCTGTTCGTCCTGATCACCGTGTTCAAGGGGGTGCGTATCGTGCCCCAGGGCGAGGAATGGATCGTCGAGCGCCTTGGCCGTTACCACAACACGCTCAAGCCCGGCCTGAACATCGTCATCCCGTATATGGACGTGGTTGCCTACCGCCTGCCGACCAAGGACATCATCCTCGATGTGCAAGAGCAGGAAATCATCACCCGGGACAATGCGGTAATCGTCGCCAACGCCCTGTGTTTCGCCAAGGTGGTCGACCCGCAGAAGGCCTCCTACGGCGTGCAGGACTTCTCGTTCGCCGTCACCAGCCTGACCATGACCTCGCTGCGCGCCATCGTCGGTGCCATGGACCTGGATGAAGCGCTGTCCAGCCGCGAGCAGATCAAGGCGCGCCTGCGTGAAGCCATGTCCGAGCAGACCGAGGACTGGGGCGTGACCGTGCGCTCGGTGGAAATCCAGGACATCAAGCCGTCCGAAAACATGCAGCTGGCCATGGAGCGCCAGGCGGCCGCCGAGCGTGAGCGCAAGGCCGACGTCACCCGCGCCGAAGGGGCCAAGCAGGCGGCGATCCTCGAGGCCGAAGCACGCCTGCAGGCGGCCAGGCTGGATGCCGAGGCGCAGGTCAGCCTGGCCGAAGCCTCGGCACGGGCGATCACCCTGGTCAAGGACGCGGTGGGTAATGAGACCGTGCCGGCGATGTACCTGCTGGGCGAGCGCTATGTGGGGGCGATGGAGAACCTGGCGGGCAGCAGCAATGCCAAGGTGGTGGTGCTGCCGGCGGACCTGCAGGAGACCGTACGCGGGTTGATGGGGCGTAACAAGGCCTGA
- a CDS encoding NfeD family protein: MDMQWWIWLVFGIALMLLELVLPTFFILWFGIGAVLVSLISLAAPGLHLDMQVLLWVLLSSVTTALWFKLFRRKPDVRWTADSVIGEVGLLTAAVSEFQKGRVRFQKPVLGNEEWTCIADSEIAAGERVRLTAIEGNTARVIRA, from the coding sequence ATGGATATGCAATGGTGGATCTGGCTGGTCTTCGGCATCGCGCTGATGCTGCTCGAACTGGTCCTGCCGACGTTCTTCATTCTCTGGTTCGGCATCGGTGCCGTGCTGGTTTCGCTCATCTCGCTGGCCGCTCCCGGCCTGCATCTGGACATGCAGGTGCTGCTCTGGGTGCTGCTTTCGTCAGTCACCACGGCATTGTGGTTCAAGCTGTTCCGGCGCAAACCGGACGTGCGCTGGACCGCCGACAGTGTGATCGGTGAAGTCGGGCTGCTGACCGCTGCCGTCTCGGAGTTTCAGAAAGGCCGGGTACGCTTCCAGAAGCCAGTCCTCGGCAACGAAGAATGGACCTGCATCGCCGACAGCGAGATCGCCGCTGGCGAGCGGGTACGCCTTACCGCCATCGAAGGGAATACCGCCCGGGTCATCCGGGCCTGA
- a CDS encoding cobalt-precorrin-6A reductase — protein sequence MNERILLLGGITEALAIARRLGPQHVYSLAGIGRVPQDLQCQVRVGGFGGAEGLAGYLCEAGISLLIDATHPYAAQISRNAAAAARSAGIACWALRRPAWQAQEGDDWREVDDWAGLIDALKPFRRPLFTLGREPLQHLDEIPPEQFWTLRALEACPGNERCEVIGARGPFHIDDERALFQRRGIDVLISKNSGSVATEPKLEVARELGVPVLVLKRPVLPGVDRAFESLHDLAAALGL from the coding sequence ATGAACGAGCGCATCCTGCTGTTGGGCGGCATCACCGAAGCCCTGGCCATCGCTCGCCGCCTTGGCCCGCAGCACGTCTACAGCCTGGCCGGCATCGGCCGCGTGCCGCAGGACCTGCAATGCCAGGTGCGGGTGGGCGGCTTTGGCGGCGCCGAGGGCCTGGCGGGCTACCTGTGCGAGGCGGGCATCAGCTTGCTGATCGATGCCACCCACCCCTACGCCGCGCAGATCAGCCGCAATGCCGCCGCCGCCGCGCGCAGTGCCGGTATCGCATGCTGGGCGTTACGGCGCCCGGCCTGGCAGGCACAGGAGGGGGACGACTGGCGCGAGGTCGATGACTGGGCCGGGTTGATCGACGCCCTCAAGCCGTTTCGCAGGCCGCTGTTCACCTTGGGGCGTGAGCCCCTGCAACACCTGGATGAGATTCCGCCCGAGCAGTTCTGGACCTTGCGCGCGCTGGAAGCGTGCCCTGGCAACGAGCGCTGTGAAGTGATTGGCGCGCGTGGGCCGTTCCATATCGACGATGAGCGGGCCTTGTTCCAGCGTCGTGGCATCGATGTGCTGATCAGCAAGAACAGCGGCAGCGTGGCAACCGAGCCGAAGCTGGAAGTGGCGCGGGAGCTGGGCGTGCCGGTGCTGGTGCTGAAGCGCCCGGTGCTGCCTGGTGTGGACCGGGCATTCGAATCGCTGCATGACCTGGCTGCAGCACTCGGCCTGTAA
- a CDS encoding cobalt-precorrin-5B (C(1))-methyltransferase, producing the protein MREETREQPAPLRSGLTTGSCATATSLAAARLLLSGTSSDAVSITLPKGKVVQMRLEFCRLNGESAEAGTLKDAGDDPDVTHGALLYSQVRLLTEAGIRFVAGTGVGTVTRPGLVLAVGEPAINPVPRRMISEHLQSLADECGYAGGFEVTVNVQGGEQLALKTMNPRLGILGGLSILGTSGIVRPFSCAAYIASIHQGIDVAHTNGYTHIAACTGNASEDTMRRVYGLPEIALIEMGDFVGAVLKHLRKVPVPRLTLCGGFGKISKLAAGHMDLHSRHSSIDLPQLAGWAADIGADQALQAAIRAANTSQQALALAHAAGIALGDVVCAHALAFARSIVPAEVHVEVFAIDRQGGIVGRAGMP; encoded by the coding sequence ATGCGTGAAGAAACCCGTGAACAGCCCGCGCCCCTGCGCAGCGGCCTGACCACCGGCAGTTGCGCCACCGCAACCAGCCTGGCAGCCGCTCGCCTGCTGCTGAGCGGGACGAGCAGCGATGCCGTGAGTATCACCCTGCCCAAGGGCAAGGTGGTGCAGATGCGCCTGGAGTTCTGCCGCCTGAACGGCGAAAGCGCCGAGGCGGGCACGCTGAAGGATGCCGGCGACGACCCTGACGTGACCCATGGCGCCCTGCTCTACAGCCAGGTGCGCCTGCTGACCGAAGCGGGCATCCGCTTTGTCGCCGGCACCGGTGTCGGCACCGTGACCCGCCCGGGGCTGGTGCTGGCAGTGGGTGAGCCGGCCATCAACCCGGTGCCGCGACGCATGATCAGCGAACATCTGCAAAGCCTGGCGGACGAATGCGGTTATGCCGGTGGCTTCGAAGTCACTGTCAATGTGCAGGGCGGTGAGCAGCTGGCGCTGAAAACCATGAACCCGCGCCTGGGTATTCTCGGCGGGCTGTCAATTCTCGGTACCAGCGGCATCGTGCGGCCGTTTTCCTGTGCGGCCTACATCGCCTCGATCCACCAGGGGATCGATGTGGCCCACACCAATGGCTACACGCACATTGCCGCATGCACCGGCAACGCCAGCGAGGACACCATGCGCCGGGTCTATGGCCTGCCGGAAATCGCCCTGATCGAAATGGGTGACTTCGTCGGCGCGGTGCTCAAGCACCTGCGCAAGGTGCCAGTGCCGCGTCTGACCCTGTGTGGCGGCTTCGGCAAGATCAGCAAGCTGGCGGCCGGGCACATGGACCTGCACAGCCGTCACTCCAGCATCGACTTGCCGCAACTGGCCGGCTGGGCTGCGGACATCGGTGCTGACCAAGCGCTGCAGGCGGCGATCCGCGCAGCCAACACCAGCCAGCAGGCTCTGGCGCTGGCCCATGCCGCCGGCATTGCGCTGGGTGATGTGGTTTGCGCCCACGCCCTGGCCTTCGCCCGCAGCATCGTGCCGGCTGAGGTGCACGTGGAAGTGTTCGCCATCGACCGCCAGGGCGGCATCGTTGGCCGGGCAGGCATGCCATGA
- the cbiE gene encoding precorrin-6y C5,15-methyltransferase (decarboxylating) subunit CbiE, with protein MAPWLTVVGIGEDGFSGLGKQARRALLGAVRIFGSPRQLALLPRCVAGERLGWPSPFSLAPVLALRGEPVCVLASGDPMFYGVGASLARQVPDTEMLVLPMPSSCALAAARLGWPLQDVQVLSLVARPLSALNAQLHSGVRLLVLSNDGDSPAAIAALLRERGFGPSRLRVFEHLGGAAERELSGSAEDWPHVQVAALNLVAIECRAAPHAAHLHRLAGLPDSAFRHDGQLTKRDVRAITLARLAPQPGELLWDVGAGCGSVGIEWMRAHPACRALAIEADEGRQGFIEHNRDALGVPGLQLVRGKAPAALQGLEQPDAIFIGGGVTRDGVLDLCWASLRPGGRLVANAVTLQSELALTQFRERHGGELTRIHVAHAQPLGAFDTWRQALPITLLDIVKPADA; from the coding sequence ATGGCACCCTGGCTGACAGTAGTAGGCATCGGCGAAGACGGCTTCAGTGGCCTGGGCAAGCAGGCCCGGCGCGCGCTGCTGGGCGCAGTGCGGATCTTCGGCAGCCCGCGCCAGCTGGCCCTGCTGCCGCGCTGCGTGGCCGGCGAGCGGCTGGGCTGGCCGAGTCCGTTCTCCCTCGCCCCGGTGCTGGCCTTGCGCGGTGAGCCGGTGTGCGTGCTGGCCAGCGGCGATCCGATGTTCTACGGCGTGGGCGCCAGCCTGGCGCGCCAGGTGCCTGACACAGAAATGCTCGTGCTACCGATGCCCTCGTCCTGCGCTCTGGCCGCCGCCCGCCTGGGCTGGCCACTGCAGGACGTGCAGGTGCTGTCACTGGTCGCCCGCCCGCTGTCTGCACTGAATGCCCAGTTGCACAGCGGCGTGCGCCTGCTGGTGCTGAGCAACGACGGCGACAGCCCGGCGGCGATTGCTGCGCTGCTGCGCGAGCGTGGTTTCGGGCCAAGCCGGCTGCGGGTGTTCGAGCATCTGGGCGGGGCAGCGGAACGTGAATTGTCCGGCTCCGCCGAGGATTGGCCACATGTCCAGGTCGCGGCGCTCAATCTGGTGGCCATCGAATGCCGGGCTGCGCCACACGCCGCTCACCTGCACCGTCTCGCCGGGCTGCCGGACAGCGCCTTCCGCCACGACGGTCAGCTGACCAAGCGCGATGTCCGTGCCATCACCCTCGCCCGCCTGGCGCCACAGCCCGGCGAACTGTTGTGGGACGTCGGCGCGGGCTGCGGCTCGGTCGGTATCGAATGGATGCGCGCCCACCCCGCCTGCCGGGCCCTGGCCATCGAGGCCGACGAGGGCCGCCAGGGCTTTATCGAACACAACCGCGATGCGCTGGGGGTTCCCGGCCTGCAACTGGTTCGCGGCAAGGCCCCGGCGGCACTGCAAGGCCTGGAACAGCCCGATGCCATCTTCATCGGCGGCGGCGTCACCCGCGATGGCGTGCTCGACCTGTGCTGGGCAAGCCTGCGCCCCGGCGGCCGCCTGGTAGCCAACGCAGTGACCCTGCAAAGCGAACTGGCCCTGACGCAGTTCCGCGAACGCCACGGCGGCGAGCTGACCCGCATCCACGTCGCGCATGCCCAGCCACTGGGCGCCTTCGACACTTGGCGCCAGGCGCTACCGATCACCCTGCTGGACATCGTGAAACCCGCCGATGCGTGA
- the cobG gene encoding precorrin-3B synthase produces the protein MPDAPLTQAHTPQVAPRPSACPGLWRIVSARDGGICRIKLAGGLLLADQADAVATAAERFASGVIEATNRGNLQIRGIGSDHQGLVEALLAAGLGPRDAAGDDVRNLMLSPLAGRDPAMLLDARPLAGQILDLLEGTPRFHQLSAKFAVQLDAGERLAMLEHPHDLWLSALPLEQQAWLAFGLAGCPADGQVLGAVPLEQGLMLVRAVLERFLDLATPAQSRMRQLLEVCSPSDFIDGLGLVIRRDAAVLGWRREAYDAPWLGVLPQAQGLALGVAPPQGRLTPTMLRGAARVARELGDGSLRLSPWQSLVLTNIQAQAVAQAQAALSDLGLLCHAHEPLARISACTGSSGCAKALGETKADAATLAALLGPGAPGSVHLSGCPRSCAVAHVAPATLLARSPGRYDLYLRDARQPGFGALRATDLTLNEAGAMLDLPTEHLDD, from the coding sequence CTGCCGGATGCCCCATTGACGCAGGCCCATACCCCCCAAGTTGCGCCCCGCCCCTCGGCCTGTCCGGGGTTGTGGCGTATCGTCAGTGCCCGGGATGGCGGTATTTGCCGCATCAAGCTGGCGGGTGGCCTGCTGCTAGCCGACCAGGCCGACGCGGTGGCGACGGCGGCCGAGCGTTTCGCCAGCGGCGTGATCGAGGCCACCAACCGCGGCAACCTGCAGATCCGCGGCATCGGCAGCGATCACCAGGGCCTGGTCGAGGCCCTGCTCGCTGCCGGCCTGGGCCCGCGTGATGCCGCTGGTGACGATGTGCGTAACCTGATGCTCAGTCCGCTGGCTGGCCGCGATCCGGCCATGCTGTTGGACGCTCGGCCGTTGGCCGGGCAGATCCTCGACCTGCTGGAAGGTACCCCGCGTTTCCACCAGCTGTCGGCCAAGTTCGCCGTACAGCTGGATGCCGGCGAGCGCCTGGCCATGCTCGAACATCCTCATGACCTGTGGCTGTCGGCTTTGCCTCTGGAGCAGCAGGCCTGGCTGGCCTTCGGCCTGGCGGGTTGCCCGGCTGACGGCCAGGTGCTTGGCGCGGTGCCACTGGAGCAGGGCTTGATGCTGGTGCGTGCCGTGCTGGAGCGCTTCCTCGACCTGGCCACCCCGGCCCAATCGCGCATGCGCCAGTTGCTCGAAGTGTGTTCGCCAAGCGATTTCATCGACGGCCTCGGCCTGGTTATCCGCCGCGATGCCGCCGTGCTCGGCTGGCGACGTGAAGCGTACGATGCCCCGTGGCTGGGTGTGCTGCCCCAGGCGCAGGGGCTGGCCTTGGGCGTTGCCCCGCCGCAGGGCCGCCTGACCCCGACCATGCTGCGGGGGGCCGCACGTGTCGCCCGCGAACTGGGCGATGGCAGCCTGCGCCTGAGCCCTTGGCAAAGCCTGGTGCTGACCAACATCCAGGCGCAAGCCGTCGCCCAGGCCCAAGCCGCCCTCAGCGACCTGGGCCTGCTGTGCCACGCTCATGAACCGCTGGCCCGTATCAGTGCCTGCACCGGCAGCAGTGGCTGCGCCAAGGCCCTCGGCGAAACCAAGGCTGACGCCGCCACCCTGGCCGCGCTGCTCGGCCCGGGTGCGCCCGGCAGCGTGCACTTGTCCGGTTGCCCCCGATCCTGCGCCGTGGCCCATGTTGCCCCGGCTACCCTGCTGGCCCGCTCACCGGGCCGTTATGACCTGTACCTGCGTGATGCACGCCAGCCGGGCTTCGGCGCCCTGCGCGCCACCGACCTTACCTTGAACGAAGCAGGCGCCATGCTCGACCTGCCGACGGAGCACCTTGATGATTGA